One part of the Vitis riparia cultivar Riparia Gloire de Montpellier isolate 1030 chromosome 6, EGFV_Vit.rip_1.0, whole genome shotgun sequence genome encodes these proteins:
- the LOC117916809 gene encoding kiwellin-like, with protein MANMPLLLSLCLIYTISFFPFLAFAISSCNGPCRTFNDCDGELICINGKCNDDPELGTHVCEGVPSPPPPSGYCHSSGSLRCKGQYYPTYTCSPQITSSTSAILTNNDFSEGGDGGGPSECDGKYHNNSDPIVALSTGWYNGGFRCGKMIKITANNGRSVVAKVVDECDSLRGCDEEHSDQPPCKNNIVNGSDAVWSALGLDTNLGEVDVTWSEVTDVPCDSNNYIVHIM; from the coding sequence ATGGCGAATATGCCACTGCTATTGTCTCTTTGCCTTATCTATACTATCTCCTTCTTTCCATTCCTTGCATTTGCCATATCCTCTTGCAATGGTCCTTGCCGAACATTTAACGACTGCGACGGTGAGCTCATATGCATCAATGGTAAGTGTAACGACGACCCTGAACTTGGGACTCACGTATGTGAAGGGGTTCCTTCCCCTCCACCTCCCTCCGGCTACTGTCATTCCTCTGGGTCCCTTCGGTGCAAGGGCCAATATTATCCTACCTACACCTGCTCCCCTCAGATCACATCCTCCACAAGTGCCATTCTTACTAACAATGATTTTAGTGAGGGTGGGGATGGCGGAGGGCCATCGGAATGTGATGGAAAATACCATAACAATTCTGACCCCATCGTGGCATTGTCGACTGGGTGGTACAATGGTGGATTCCGGTGTGGGAAGATGATCAAGATAACGGCTAACAACGGGAGGAGTGTGGTGGCCAAGGTGGTGGATGAGTGTGACTCACTGCGGGGCTGTGACGAAGAGCATTCAGATCAGCCACCATGTAAGAACAACATCGTTAATGGATCTGATGCTGTGTGGAGTGCTCTGGGGCTGGATACGAACTTAGGTGAAGTGGATGTTACCTGGAGCGAAGTAACTGATGTTCCATGTGATTCAAACAATTATATAGTTCATATTatgtaa